Genomic segment of Dehalococcoidia bacterium:
TTTCCGTCTTGAATCAAATGCTCTTCTACTAAGGCCATACCAATCCCTTGAATAGCGCCTCCTAAAATTTGACCACGATGTCCCTCAGGATTAATTATTGTCCCAACGTCGTGGGCCCTTATGAACTTTGTCACTCGGACCAGCCCTGGTTCTACATCGACTTCAACTTCTGCTGCCTGAGCAGTAAATTCGGTGCTAGGAGGGTCAGGGAAAATAGGTACAGATTTGTAAGCATCAATTATCGCGTCTCCTTGAAAATGGTCGCACAGCGCGCTATAACCTTGATCGAAGTCTTCACTTCCAGTGAGTTCTAAAAGATGATTCTTTATTGTTTTTAACCCTTCCATAACCGTGGCACCGAGCGCGAAGGTCACTCTACTACCAGAAACCCCCAGATCGAATGGTAATTGGTCTGTTGGTGCTGCTTTAACTTGTATCCGATTTGGTGAAATAGAAAGATTTTCGGCAATAATTTGCTGCATTGCAGTGTATGCGCCCTGTCCAGGATCTGCCACGGGCACAAATAAAGTGATGTTTCCATTGGTGTGTACTACTATTTGGCAACTAGAGTCTCCTCCTATTGGCCCACGCTCGTACATCGCTATCCCTCTGCCTACATGAGATCCTTTCGGAGTTCCCCATCCAATTTTTTCAGCAGCTGCATCAAGCACCTCTATAGCTTTTATAGTCCCCCATTTTTCTTCATTTGGAGCAAGGTCACCTTGCCGTAATAAATTTTTCCTACGGAACTCATATGCATCTATGCCCAGCTCGCTCGCCACAATATTCAAATGCGATTCAATAGCAAAATTTATCTGTGGACCTCCGGGTGAACGCATATGCCCAGAAGGTAAAGTATTTGTGTAGGCGATATGGCTTGTGACATCTAATGCAGTGAATCGATAGCAGCTGCCAGCCTGTTCTAAGCCATGTAGATTTATATTAGGCGCAGGTTTAAACGCACCATAAGCGCCACCATCGAAAACGGCATCCACTTGCAGGCTTGTCAAATTCCCTTGCGATGTCACACCAGTGGACACTGTTATTTTAGATGGATGGCGACTATTAGCAGCAAGAAGTTCTTCTTGGTAAGTCATTACAATTTTTACTGGCTTACCAGCATGCTTAGAAAGAAGATACGCAACAGGTACATCCATTGGAGATCCTTTGCCTCCAAAATCGCCTCCCACAGGCATTGGATGAACCCTTACGGAGGTAGGCTCTATTTCAAAAGTTGCCGCAAGTTGCATGCGGAGCAAGTGTGGAGATTTATTTGAGGCCCATACATTGGTAATTCCGTCGGTACCAACATCTACCATGCAAGCGTGTGTTTCCATATATCCGTGGTGCTCTTTTTGTGTATAAAACGTATTGGAAATGACACGATCAGAAACCCTTAACTCTTTGTCTACATCCCCGTGTGTCCATCGACCATACGAACAAAGATTAGGTAATTCAGGTTGATCAGGGTGGCTGAAAGCCCCTGGGTAAGATTGAGGAGATTCATGAATCAATGGCGCGTTATGCCGCAATGCAGCGTCGACTGTGTAGACTGGTTCGAGTTCCTCATATTGAACATGTATAAGCTCTAAGGCTTGATTAACTGTATCTAATGAATCAGCAGCTACCGCGACGACTCTTTCCCCTATGAATCGAACTTTGTCGATAGCCAAAACAGGTAAATCTCGCATCATCCGACCCATGAGATGCGGATGGTCTTTTCCCGTGAGAATAACCTTAACGCCTTCTAATTTAGAAGCTTGGGAGGTATCTATAGATATTATGCGAGCATGAGGGTATGGGCTTCGCAGTGTTTTCCCCCATAAATAACTGCTTTGCTTAAGATCAGCTGCGTATTCTAGAGAGCCGTTAGTCTTTTCTGGTCCTTCAATTCTAGGAGTTTTCTTACCTACTACGTTCATTGTCATAGAACCTCCAATCGATCAATCCGATTAAATTATATTTGTGAGCCTACAATCACTGCGGCTACACCTCCGACGACTAATAATGAACCCAATACCAACTGTGCATTAACTTTTTCAAGTTTTTGTAAAAACAATCGCACTATGATCATTGAGACAAATACGTTCAGTCCAAAGACTGGTGATACTACCACTACAGGAGCTTTGCTCAACGCGAAGTACAAAATGGAAACGCCCACACCCATTAAAATCCCGCTTAAAGCTACCAATCCGGATGAAAAAAGCGGTGCAGACTTAAGGTCTCGAGGTATATTTTTTGATGCTAGCAAACCCATGAATATAGAACCAAAAAGCAATGTATAGGACGCGGTAACAATAGGCTCTGCTAGTTCAGCGACAGCTACCCTTCCAAGTGGCGGGATAGTTCCATATGCAAGGCATGCACCGAGTGCGGCTAAATACCCAATCAAAATTGGGTGACGCTTTATAAAATTACTGCTC
This window contains:
- a CDS encoding xanthine dehydrogenase family protein molybdopterin-binding subunit → MTMNVVGKKTPRIEGPEKTNGSLEYAADLKQSSYLWGKTLRSPYPHARIISIDTSQASKLEGVKVILTGKDHPHLMGRMMRDLPVLAIDKVRFIGERVVAVAADSLDTVNQALELIHVQYEELEPVYTVDAALRHNAPLIHESPQSYPGAFSHPDQPELPNLCSYGRWTHGDVDKELRVSDRVISNTFYTQKEHHGYMETHACMVDVGTDGITNVWASNKSPHLLRMQLAATFEIEPTSVRVHPMPVGGDFGGKGSPMDVPVAYLLSKHAGKPVKIVMTYQEELLAANSRHPSKITVSTGVTSQGNLTSLQVDAVFDGGAYGAFKPAPNINLHGLEQAGSCYRFTALDVTSHIAYTNTLPSGHMRSPGGPQINFAIESHLNIVASELGIDAYEFRRKNLLRQGDLAPNEEKWGTIKAIEVLDAAAEKIGWGTPKGSHVGRGIAMYERGPIGGDSSCQIVVHTNGNITLFVPVADPGQGAYTAMQQIIAENLSISPNRIQVKAAPTDQLPFDLGVSGSRVTFALGATVMEGLKTIKNHLLELTGSEDFDQGYSALCDHFQGDAIIDAYKSVPIFPDPPSTEFTAQAAEVEVDVEPGLVRVTKFIRAHDVGTIINPEGHRGQILGGAIQGIGMALVEEHLIQDG